In Lacrimispora indolis DSM 755, a genomic segment contains:
- the ftsX gene encoding permease-like cell division protein FtsX, whose translation MRISTFWYCLKQGVNNICRNILFSLASIATVSACIFLFCLFFSIVINVQYVIKNTESTVGITVFFNDGLDANKIKEIGNEIKARDDVKEVTFTSAEEAWAEAKQEYFGDLQDLAEGFEEDNPLANSASYTIFLKDLVDQDQVVDWLKSLDGVRKVNYSKTAAEGMNSLSKVIGVLSMLIIGVLLAVAIFLISNTISVAAAFRKSENQIMKLIGATNYMIRAPFVVEGVIIGLVGASIPLIAIYFLYRSTVEYVVTKFSILSGLFQFLPVEAIFPYMAATALALGVGIGFFVSFFTIRKHLKV comes from the coding sequence ATGAGAATTAGTACGTTTTGGTATTGCCTGAAGCAAGGTGTAAATAATATATGCAGGAACATTTTGTTTTCCCTGGCTTCCATTGCAACAGTTTCCGCCTGCATCTTTTTGTTCTGCCTGTTTTTCTCCATTGTTATCAATGTGCAGTATGTGATTAAGAATACGGAAAGCACGGTGGGAATCACGGTGTTTTTTAATGATGGGCTGGATGCCAATAAGATCAAGGAGATCGGCAATGAGATCAAAGCCAGAGATGATGTGAAGGAAGTGACCTTTACCTCGGCAGAGGAGGCATGGGCGGAAGCAAAGCAGGAATACTTCGGCGACTTGCAGGACCTAGCGGAAGGATTTGAGGAAGACAATCCCCTGGCCAATTCAGCCTCATATACCATATTTTTAAAGGATCTGGTGGATCAGGATCAGGTGGTGGACTGGCTGAAGAGTCTTGACGGTGTCAGGAAAGTCAATTATTCCAAAACAGCGGCAGAAGGCATGAACAGCTTAAGCAAGGTGATCGGAGTTCTTTCCATGCTGATCATCGGTGTTTTATTGGCTGTGGCCATATTCTTAATCAGCAACACCATTTCAGTGGCAGCGGCCTTCCGGAAGAGTGAAAACCAGATCATGAAATTAATTGGTGCTACCAACTACATGATCCGGGCGCCTTTTGTGGTGGAGGGCGTTATCATCGGACTGGTGGGAGCTTCCATTCCTCTTATTGCCATTTATTTTCTGTACCGGTCTACAGTTGAGTATGTGGTCACAAAGTTCAGCATCTTATCCGGACTGTTTCAGTTTCTGCCGGTGGAGGCCATATTCCCATATATGGCGGCAACTGCGCTGGCTCTTGGTGTTGGAATCGGATTTTTTGTAAGCTTCTTTACCATCAGGAAGCATCTGAAAGTGTAG
- a CDS encoding DUF5688 family protein, producing the protein MVYETFLETVKHSLKERLGPEFTLVLQPITKNNGLILHGLCIGKAEERAAPTIYLNHFYESYQNGRPFHAILDDIMSLYQSSPLPGDLPIEEFLSSDQIMEKIIFRLINEPANRELLKEVPHISYPELDLSIIFYLSFQNDEDSLLTALICNRHQKAWNRSAEEIYSAAKSNTPRLFPARIRSLPEAIKDIATRSSENDINEEDLEEFFDTAPLSPPMYVLSNSSGINGAGCLLYEGILKDFASCSGSDLIILPSSIHEVLIIPYNKDISIDELAETVLSINQEEVPEEDRLSNHIYFYSKSSDKLTIAFTSSAPIGTKNP; encoded by the coding sequence CAGCCCATTACCAAGAACAACGGACTGATCCTCCATGGGCTCTGTATCGGGAAAGCGGAGGAACGGGCCGCCCCCACTATCTATTTAAATCATTTCTATGAATCCTACCAAAACGGCAGGCCTTTTCATGCCATCCTTGATGACATCATGTCCCTTTACCAAAGCAGTCCACTGCCGGGTGACCTTCCCATTGAAGAATTCCTATCGTCAGATCAGATCATGGAGAAAATCATCTTCCGCCTTATCAACGAACCGGCCAACCGGGAGCTTCTAAAGGAAGTACCTCATATCTCCTATCCGGAGCTGGATCTTTCCATCATATTCTACCTGTCATTTCAAAACGATGAAGACAGTCTCCTTACCGCTCTTATCTGCAACCGTCATCAAAAAGCGTGGAACCGTTCTGCAGAAGAAATATACTCAGCTGCCAAATCCAACACTCCCCGTCTGTTCCCTGCCCGAATCCGCTCTCTTCCCGAAGCCATAAAAGACATTGCAACAAGATCGTCTGAAAACGATATAAACGAAGAAGACCTGGAAGAATTTTTTGATACCGCTCCTTTGTCTCCTCCTATGTACGTGCTGTCCAATTCTTCCGGTATCAACGGAGCCGGATGCCTTCTTTATGAGGGCATATTAAAAGACTTCGCCTCATGCAGCGGCAGCGATTTGATCATACTGCCCTCCAGCATTCACGAAGTCCTCATCATTCCATACAACAAAGATATCTCCATCGATGAATTGGCGGAAACCGTTCTCTCCATTAATCAGGAAGAAGTCCCGGAAGAAGACCGCCTGTCCAATCACATCTATTTCTATTCCAAAAGCAGCGATAAGCTGACCATTGCCTTCACCTCTTCTGCCCCAATCGGAACAAAGAATCCATGA
- a CDS encoding threonine/serine exporter family protein, with the protein MNDKLLVETAVLAGEIMLVSGAEIYRVENTIDHILRKAGRETAEAIVFSTGIFASLNDPSIEAITVARRVTGRSTNLNRVYLVNDVSRSLCEDRMTVEEAYGRLKEIRNAIQYGRRLKDIGIMGVAVFFTLLLGGRAKDCLAAAVTGIALAAAMEVSVRTRLNDFCANGVCAFIIAVSTLFMERWLMPGIKSDIIMIGAIMPLLPGVIFTTAIRDTLNGDYASGTARIMEAVVIALAVAAGVGAGMGLFQWLTGGGLS; encoded by the coding sequence ATGAATGATAAGCTGCTTGTGGAGACTGCAGTTCTGGCAGGAGAGATCATGCTGGTGAGCGGTGCGGAGATTTACCGGGTGGAGAATACCATTGACCACATTTTACGAAAAGCGGGCAGAGAAACTGCGGAAGCCATTGTTTTTTCCACGGGGATCTTTGCATCCCTTAATGATCCCTCCATTGAGGCCATAACCGTAGCCAGAAGGGTTACGGGAAGATCCACCAACTTAAACAGGGTGTATCTGGTCAATGATGTTTCCAGAAGCCTGTGTGAAGACCGCATGACGGTGGAGGAGGCTTATGGAAGACTGAAAGAAATACGGAATGCAATTCAGTACGGCAGAAGATTAAAGGATATTGGAATCATGGGAGTGGCAGTATTTTTTACCCTGCTTTTAGGCGGGAGAGCAAAAGACTGTCTGGCTGCTGCTGTGACCGGAATTGCCCTGGCAGCGGCGATGGAGGTATCCGTAAGGACCAGACTCAATGATTTCTGCGCCAATGGAGTCTGCGCATTTATAATTGCCGTTTCCACCCTTTTTATGGAACGGTGGCTTATGCCCGGAATCAAAAGTGACATTATCATGATCGGTGCAATCATGCCTCTCCTTCCCGGTGTTATATTTACAACGGCGATCCGGGATACCTTAAACGGGGATTATGCCTCAGGAACAGCCAGGATCATGGAAGCCGTAGTGATCGCTCTTGCGGTAGCCGCAGGCGTGGGAGCGGGGATGGGATTATTTCAGTGGCTGACAGGAGGTGGGCTTTCTTGA
- a CDS encoding FeoA family protein, translated as MIMKLYEGEIGKTYIVYSVMVKDAITRRLEALGVNELTPVTLMNKKGSGTVIIKVRGTRLALGRRISEGIEIREAVEHA; from the coding sequence ATTATTATGAAGCTGTATGAAGGAGAAATCGGAAAAACCTACATTGTTTACAGTGTGATGGTAAAGGATGCCATCACCAGGCGTTTGGAGGCTCTGGGGGTCAATGAGCTGACGCCTGTTACCCTGATGAATAAGAAGGGGAGCGGTACTGTGATCATTAAGGTCAGAGGTACCCGCCTTGCCCTTGGAAGAAGGATATCGGAGGGAATCGAAATCAGGGAGGCTGTGGAACATGCGTGA
- a CDS encoding S41 family peptidase → MESKNKFWKGALVGALLTTLAGLVIVGMSLGIFLIGRAAIDGKGQAAESAQAENQEGSLDMNRIVNKIQTIQSVIDKYYLFDENTKNVEDWIYKGMLYGLEDPYTVYYTADEYEKLMEDTAGEYCGIGVMVSQSAATGIITVTKVFEGTPGAEAGMLPGDMIYKVGDEEVTGMDLELVVKDHIKGAEGTPVTVTVLRPDTGAYIDMTMERRQITVPTVEHEMLADNIGYISVSQFDTVTAGQFKSAIDDLEKQGMEKMIVDLRNNPGGVVDAVVSMLDYILPDDLLIEGDPNLVRTKKNKTLLVYMADKNGDGEQYYASDGHKVDVPMAVLVNGQSASASEVFSGALKAYDRAKLVGTKTFGKGIVQTLFPLDHGTAIKMTVAHYYTPSGFDLHGKGLEPDIAVDLKEDLKTKIKIEHSEDNQLGEAIKALNEKR, encoded by the coding sequence GTGGAAAGTAAGAATAAATTTTGGAAGGGCGCCCTAGTAGGAGCGCTTCTGACCACATTGGCAGGTCTTGTTATTGTGGGAATGTCTCTCGGGATCTTTCTGATCGGCAGGGCAGCCATTGACGGAAAAGGTCAGGCAGCTGAATCCGCTCAGGCAGAGAACCAGGAAGGCAGCCTTGATATGAACCGGATCGTGAACAAAATCCAGACGATCCAGAGCGTGATTGATAAATATTATCTCTTTGATGAAAATACAAAAAATGTGGAAGACTGGATCTATAAGGGGATGCTCTATGGATTAGAGGACCCTTATACGGTTTATTATACTGCAGACGAGTATGAGAAGCTGATGGAGGACACTGCCGGGGAATACTGCGGAATCGGAGTCATGGTCAGCCAGAGCGCTGCCACTGGAATCATTACGGTGACAAAGGTCTTTGAAGGAACGCCTGGGGCTGAAGCAGGAATGCTGCCCGGTGACATGATTTATAAGGTAGGCGATGAAGAAGTGACCGGTATGGATCTGGAACTGGTTGTAAAGGACCATATCAAAGGGGCGGAAGGAACGCCGGTAACGGTAACGGTTCTTCGTCCGGATACGGGGGCCTACATTGATATGACTATGGAGCGGCGCCAGATCACAGTTCCTACTGTTGAGCATGAAATGCTGGCAGACAATATCGGATATATATCGGTCAGCCAGTTTGATACGGTTACAGCGGGTCAGTTTAAGAGTGCCATTGATGACCTGGAAAAACAGGGAATGGAGAAAATGATCGTGGATTTGAGAAATAATCCTGGGGGAGTCGTGGATGCAGTAGTTTCCATGCTTGATTACATTCTTCCCGACGATCTGTTGATTGAAGGTGATCCCAATCTGGTAAGAACCAAGAAGAATAAAACGCTTCTTGTTTATATGGCGGATAAAAATGGAGATGGAGAGCAGTATTACGCCTCTGACGGCCATAAAGTAGATGTGCCTATGGCTGTTTTGGTCAACGGCCAGTCAGCCAGCGCTTCTGAAGTGTTTTCCGGAGCTCTTAAGGCTTATGACAGGGCAAAACTGGTTGGAACAAAGACCTTTGGAAAGGGAATCGTTCAGACTCTGTTTCCTCTTGATCATGGTACTGCCATTAAGATGACGGTTGCCCATTACTATACGCCAAGCGGCTTTGACCTTCATGGAAAAGGCCTGGAGCCGGATATTGCGGTTGATCTAAAAGAGGATTTAAAAACAAAGATTAAAATAGAGCATAGCGAAGACAACCAGCTTGGGGAAGCCATAAAAGCATTGAATGAAAAACGTTAA
- a CDS encoding threonine aldolase family protein, which yields MYSFINDYSEGAHPKILEAMINANLIQNAGYGLDDHCSNARALIRKEIGREDADIHFIVGGTQTNLITISTALRPWQAVISTDMGHINVHETGAIEATGHKVIAMPCEDGKLTPAHIQKALDLHTDEHMVQPKMVYISNSTEIGTQYTKKELESLHHICRQKGLYLFLDGARLGSALTSSVNDLTLEDIAKLTDVFYIGGTKGGALFGEALVICHQDLKPDFRFMIKQRGAMLAKGWLLGIQFEELFSNNLLYDLAAHANEMSAILRKGIEKCGYPFLSDSMTNQLFPILPDQVIAKLEKDFLFIVQERVDDSHTSVRLVTSWATSEEACRRFISLLETC from the coding sequence ATGTACAGTTTTATTAACGACTACAGCGAAGGTGCACATCCAAAAATTTTGGAGGCCATGATCAATGCCAACTTAATTCAGAATGCCGGATACGGACTGGATGACCACTGCAGCAATGCCCGCGCCCTCATTAGAAAAGAAATCGGCCGGGAGGATGCGGATATTCATTTCATAGTGGGCGGCACCCAGACCAATCTGATCACCATCAGCACTGCCCTGCGCCCCTGGCAGGCGGTCATCTCCACGGACATGGGGCATATAAATGTCCACGAAACAGGAGCCATTGAAGCCACGGGACATAAGGTCATAGCCATGCCCTGCGAGGATGGAAAACTGACTCCAGCCCACATCCAGAAGGCTTTGGACCTTCATACGGACGAGCATATGGTACAGCCGAAAATGGTCTATATCTCCAATTCCACGGAGATCGGTACACAGTATACCAAAAAGGAACTGGAATCCCTTCACCACATCTGCCGCCAGAAAGGTCTTTACTTATTCCTGGATGGTGCACGTCTTGGTTCTGCGCTCACAAGCTCTGTGAATGATTTAACATTGGAAGATATTGCAAAGCTCACCGACGTTTTTTACATTGGCGGAACTAAGGGCGGAGCCTTGTTTGGAGAAGCCCTTGTGATCTGTCACCAGGATTTAAAACCGGACTTCCGGTTTATGATCAAACAGCGGGGAGCCATGCTGGCAAAAGGCTGGCTGCTGGGAATCCAGTTTGAAGAGCTGTTTTCCAACAACCTCCTCTATGATCTGGCAGCCCACGCCAATGAAATGTCTGCCATTTTGAGAAAAGGGATTGAAAAGTGCGGGTATCCCTTCCTTTCCGATTCCATGACAAACCAGCTTTTCCCCATCCTTCCTGACCAGGTGATCGCAAAGCTGGAAAAGGATTTTCTTTTCATCGTTCAGGAACGGGTGGATGACAGCCATACCTCCGTCCGTCTGGTCACCTCCTGGGCTACCAGCGAAGAAGCCTGCCGCCGGTTTATCAGTCTTCTGGAAACCTGCTGA
- the ftsE gene encoding cell division ATP-binding protein FtsE: MIELWNVSKTYEAGNKALRNISMTIEDGEFVFIIGRSGSGKSTLLKMLLKEVEPTTGKIVVNDMNLSKMPRKFIPKYRRKLGMVFQDFRLLKDRNVYENVAFAQRVIGASTRNIRESVPAMLKMVGLSSKYKFFPQQLSGGEQQRVAIARALINRPEILLADEPTGNLDGHNSMEIMKLLNEVNKLGTTVIVVTHSQEIVDRMKKRVVVMDRGAIISDEKKGGYTYEN, from the coding sequence ATGATTGAACTTTGGAATGTAAGCAAAACATATGAAGCCGGAAACAAGGCGCTGCGCAATATCAGCATGACCATTGAGGATGGGGAATTCGTGTTCATCATTGGCCGCAGCGGTTCAGGCAAATCCACACTTTTAAAAATGCTTTTAAAAGAAGTGGAGCCAACCACCGGCAAAATTGTCGTGAATGATATGAATTTAAGCAAGATGCCCAGAAAGTTCATTCCCAAATACCGGCGGAAGCTTGGCATGGTTTTCCAGGATTTCCGGCTGTTAAAGGATCGGAATGTCTACGAAAACGTAGCTTTTGCACAGCGGGTGATCGGCGCATCTACAAGGAACATAAGAGAGTCGGTTCCCGCCATGCTTAAAATGGTGGGACTATCTTCAAAATACAAATTTTTTCCTCAGCAGCTGTCCGGCGGAGAGCAACAGCGTGTTGCCATTGCCAGGGCTTTGATTAACCGCCCGGAAATCCTGCTGGCGGACGAGCCTACCGGAAACTTAGATGGGCACAACTCCATGGAGATCATGAAGCTCTTAAATGAGGTCAATAAGCTGGGAACAACGGTGATCGTTGTCACCCATAGCCAGGAGATTGTGGACCGGATGAAAAAACGGGTGGTTGTGATGGACCGTGGGGCCATCATAAGCGACGAGAAAAAAGGCGGTTATACATATGAGAATTAG
- a CDS encoding threonine/serine exporter family protein codes for MIVQTIGAFLAVISFSLILELPRKHVALAGGIGAAGWLVYLLVEAAAGSVIAAAFLSSMLVALSSHIFARIFKAPVTVFLVAGILPSVPGTSIYRSVFYVISNNPELSSHYLVETLQVSGAIAMAIFIMDSLFRLGQKR; via the coding sequence TTGATAGTACAGACAATTGGGGCCTTCCTGGCTGTGATCAGTTTTTCTCTGATCCTGGAGCTTCCAAGGAAGCATGTGGCTTTGGCGGGAGGAATCGGCGCGGCCGGCTGGCTTGTCTATCTGTTGGTGGAAGCCGCAGCTGGATCTGTCATAGCCGCGGCTTTTTTATCCAGTATGCTGGTGGCCTTATCCAGCCACATTTTTGCACGGATTTTTAAGGCGCCGGTTACGGTGTTTCTGGTGGCGGGCATCCTGCCGTCGGTTCCGGGAACGTCCATTTACCGGAGCGTGTTTTATGTGATCAGCAATAACCCGGAGCTTTCCAGCCACTATCTGGTGGAGACGCTTCAGGTTTCGGGTGCCATAGCAATGGCTATTTTTATCATGGATTCTTTGTTCCGATTGGGGCAGAAGAGGTGA
- the feoB gene encoding ferrous iron transport protein B: MREENRMIHVGFVGNPNCGKTTLFNAFTGAKLKVANWPGVTVERVEGETSYKGRPIRMVDTPGIYSLTCYTLEEKVTRKCLENGEVDVIINVVDASSLERNLYLTLQLLELKKPVILALNMMDIVEDRGMEIDLHRLPEMLGSIPVVPVSARKRTGLDVLLHAVVHHYEEGPQGVVVNYTPKIENRISKIETVLKAHYGNMDNLRWHAIKFLEYDEEVWNDHPLDLSNIVDHNYEKEIINQKYDYIEGIIKECLVNKEEKAAFTDKIDEYLTHPFLGVPFFLGIMALVFFLTFTVGDFLKGYFETALGLFSTSMQQFMESIHAADWITSLVVDGIVAGVGGILTFLPNIFILFLALAFLEDSGYMARVAYVMNEIMGRVGLSGKAFLPMLLGFGCTVPAVMAARSLPSEKDRKRTILITPFMSCSARLPIYVLFSQMFFPEHALIVAYSLYLIGLMVAIAIAYVTHWSHKAEEEDTLLIELPEYKTPNGRTVGIYVWDKVKDYLGKAGTTIFLATIVLWFVLNSGSSGFVTDVSQSFAAAIGRVLIPVLRPAGLGDWRIAVALISGLSAKEVVVSSFSVLFGINNINSAAGMGELSGILGGIGFGGVNAYALMIFCLLYSPCIAAVATIKKETGSIRWTLGMVLFQLAVAWAASVLVFQLGSLIF; encoded by the coding sequence ATGCGTGAGGAAAACAGGATGATTCATGTCGGGTTTGTGGGAAACCCCAACTGCGGAAAAACGACCTTATTCAATGCTTTTACAGGGGCAAAGCTTAAGGTGGCTAACTGGCCGGGCGTTACCGTGGAGAGAGTGGAAGGAGAGACCAGCTACAAGGGCCGTCCTATCCGGATGGTTGATACGCCTGGGATTTATAGCCTGACATGCTATACTCTGGAAGAAAAGGTAACAAGGAAATGCCTGGAAAATGGGGAAGTGGATGTGATCATCAACGTGGTGGACGCCTCATCCCTGGAACGGAATCTGTATTTGACCCTTCAGCTTCTGGAACTAAAAAAGCCGGTCATTCTGGCCCTTAACATGATGGACATTGTTGAAGACAGGGGAATGGAAATTGATTTACACCGTCTTCCTGAGATGCTTGGATCTATCCCGGTGGTTCCTGTTTCAGCAAGAAAACGGACCGGACTTGATGTGCTGCTTCATGCGGTGGTTCACCATTATGAAGAAGGGCCTCAAGGCGTGGTGGTGAATTATACGCCTAAAATTGAAAATAGGATTTCCAAGATTGAAACCGTACTAAAAGCCCATTACGGGAACATGGATAATCTAAGGTGGCATGCCATCAAATTTCTGGAGTATGATGAGGAGGTCTGGAATGACCATCCCTTGGATTTAAGCAATATTGTTGACCATAATTATGAGAAGGAGATCATAAACCAGAAATACGACTATATAGAAGGAATCATCAAGGAATGTCTGGTGAACAAGGAAGAGAAAGCCGCGTTTACGGATAAAATTGATGAATATCTGACCCATCCCTTTTTGGGCGTGCCTTTTTTCTTGGGCATTATGGCCCTGGTATTCTTTCTGACTTTTACTGTCGGTGACTTTTTAAAGGGGTATTTTGAAACTGCGCTGGGCTTATTTTCCACCAGCATGCAGCAGTTTATGGAAAGCATCCATGCAGCTGACTGGATCACTTCCCTTGTGGTGGACGGAATCGTGGCCGGAGTAGGAGGAATTCTCACGTTTCTGCCTAATATCTTTATCCTGTTCCTTGCGCTGGCTTTTCTGGAAGACAGCGGATATATGGCCAGGGTCGCTTATGTCATGAATGAGATCATGGGTCGCGTGGGACTTTCCGGGAAAGCCTTTCTTCCCATGCTTCTTGGGTTTGGCTGTACAGTTCCTGCTGTTATGGCCGCCAGATCCCTTCCCAGTGAAAAGGACAGGAAAAGAACTATTTTAATTACCCCCTTTATGTCCTGCTCTGCCAGACTCCCCATTTACGTACTGTTTTCCCAGATGTTTTTCCCGGAACATGCCTTGATCGTGGCATATTCCCTGTATCTCATCGGATTGATGGTAGCAATTGCCATCGCTTATGTGACCCACTGGAGCCATAAGGCGGAGGAAGAGGATACGCTTCTCATAGAGCTTCCCGAATATAAGACGCCAAACGGGAGGACGGTAGGTATTTATGTATGGGACAAAGTAAAGGATTATTTAGGAAAGGCGGGAACCACCATTTTCCTTGCCACCATTGTGCTTTGGTTTGTCTTAAACAGCGGGTCGTCAGGATTTGTCACTGATGTTTCACAAAGCTTTGCAGCTGCCATCGGCAGGGTTCTGATTCCCGTGCTGCGCCCTGCGGGCCTTGGAGACTGGAGGATCGCTGTGGCTTTGATTTCCGGGCTTTCTGCAAAGGAAGTGGTGGTTTCCAGCTTTTCAGTCCTGTTTGGAATCAACAATATAAATTCTGCGGCAGGAATGGGAGAGCTGTCCGGCATTCTTGGAGGCATTGGTTTTGGCGGTGTGAATGCTTATGCCCTGATGATTTTCTGTCTCCTGTATTCTCCGTGTATTGCGGCTGTGGCAACGATTAAAAAGGAAACCGGTTCCATAAGATGGACTCTTGGCATGGTACTTTTCCAGCTGGCAGTGGCCTGGGCAGCTTCTGTACTTGTATTTCAGCTTGGTAGTCTGATTTTTTAA
- a CDS encoding M23 family metallopeptidase: MLPAFGIKPEVWQGQIIANVGYTGYSTRPYLHFEIRADGSYANR; encoded by the coding sequence TTGCTTCCGGCTTTTGGTATTAAGCCGGAAGTTTGGCAGGGGCAGATAATTGCAAATGTGGGTTATACCGGATATTCCACAAGGCCGTATCTCCATTTTGAGATCAGGGCAGATGGCAGCTATGCAAACCGGTGA
- the uvrB gene encoding excinuclease ABC subunit UvrB — MDFVLHSEYAPTGDQPQAIEQLVKGFQEGNQFQTLLGVTGSGKTFTMANVIQKLQRPTLIIAHNKTLAAQLYSEFKEFFPENAVEYFVSYYDYYQPEAYVPSTDTYIEKDSAINDEIDKLRHSATAALSERKDVIIVASVSCIYGLGSPIDYQEMVISLRPGMIKDRDEVVHKLIDIQYDRNDMDFRRGTFRVRGDVVEIFPAYSGSEAYRIEFFGDEVERITEIDTLTGEIRAELGHVAIFPASHYVVSREKMELAAQTILEELKEQVAYFKSEDKLLEAQRISERTNFDVEMMKETGFCSGIENYSRHLTGGQPGEPPYTLIDYFPDDFLIIVDESHITLPQVRGMFAGDRSRKTTLVNFGFRLPSALDNRPLNFEEFESKINQMMFVSATPSVYEANHELLRVEQIIRPTGLLDPEIDVRPVEGQIDDLVSEVNKEVAKKNKILITTLTKRMAEDLTDYMREVGIRVKYLHSDIDTLERSEIIRDMRLDVFDVLVGINLLREGLDIPEITLVAILDADKEGFLRSETSLIQTIGRAARNSDGHVIMYADTVTDSMRVAIEETNRRRAIQQLYNEEHGITPTTIKKSVRDLIAISKAAIEEEKGFKKDPESMDAKELEKLAKELTKKMHQAAAELNFEEAAKLRDRMVQIKKMLQDMDD, encoded by the coding sequence ATGGACTTTGTATTGCATTCAGAATATGCCCCTACCGGTGACCAGCCCCAGGCCATTGAACAGCTTGTAAAGGGATTCCAGGAGGGAAACCAGTTTCAGACTCTGCTTGGGGTCACAGGCTCTGGAAAGACCTTTACCATGGCAAATGTGATCCAGAAGCTGCAGAGGCCCACTCTTATCATCGCTCATAATAAGACGCTTGCAGCCCAGCTTTACAGTGAGTTCAAGGAGTTTTTCCCGGAAAATGCGGTGGAGTATTTTGTTTCCTATTATGATTATTACCAGCCGGAGGCATATGTGCCTTCCACTGATACCTATATAGAAAAGGATTCAGCCATTAATGATGAGATCGACAAGCTGCGGCACTCGGCTACGGCTGCTCTCTCGGAGCGGAAGGATGTTATCATCGTGGCATCGGTTTCCTGTATATACGGCCTGGGAAGTCCCATTGATTATCAGGAAATGGTTATTTCATTAAGACCAGGCATGATAAAGGACAGGGATGAGGTGGTCCATAAGCTGATTGACATCCAATATGACCGGAATGACATGGATTTCAGGCGTGGGACCTTCCGGGTAAGAGGAGATGTGGTGGAGATATTTCCTGCCTATTCCGGAAGCGAGGCTTACCGGATCGAGTTTTTCGGAGACGAAGTGGAGCGCATCACGGAGATCGATACCCTGACAGGGGAGATTCGGGCGGAATTGGGACATGTGGCCATATTCCCTGCTTCCCATTATGTGGTGTCCAGGGAGAAGATGGAGCTGGCTGCACAGACCATCCTGGAGGAATTAAAGGAGCAGGTGGCGTATTTTAAAAGCGAGGACAAGCTGTTAGAGGCTCAGCGGATTTCCGAGCGGACGAACTTTGATGTGGAGATGATGAAAGAAACCGGCTTTTGTTCCGGAATCGAGAATTATTCCAGGCATTTGACCGGAGGACAGCCCGGAGAGCCGCCCTATACCCTGATTGATTATTTTCCCGATGACTTTCTGATCATCGTGGATGAGTCCCATATCACCCTTCCTCAGGTACGGGGCATGTTTGCAGGGGACCGCTCCAGAAAGACCACCCTTGTGAATTTTGGTTTCCGTCTTCCCTCTGCCCTTGATAACCGGCCTTTGAATTTTGAGGAATTTGAGTCAAAGATCAATCAGATGATGTTTGTTTCTGCCACTCCTTCTGTCTATGAGGCGAATCATGAGCTGTTAAGGGTGGAGCAGATCATCCGGCCTACCGGGCTTCTGGATCCTGAAATCGATGTAAGGCCGGTGGAAGGACAGATCGACGACCTGGTTTCTGAGGTAAATAAGGAAGTTGCCAAGAAAAACAAGATTCTGATCACTACCCTGACCAAACGGATGGCAGAGGATCTGACCGATTACATGAGAGAAGTGGGGATCCGGGTAAAATACCTCCATTCCGATATTGATACTCTGGAGCGTTCCGAAATCATCCGGGACATGCGTCTGGATGTGTTTGATGTGCTGGTGGGAATCAATCTGCTGAGGGAGGGTCTTGATATTCCGGAGATCACTCTGGTGGCTATTCTGGATGCGGATAAAGAAGGGTTTCTCCGATCAGAGACTTCTTTGATCCAGACCATAGGAAGGGCGGCAAGAAATTCCGATGGCCATGTGATCATGTATGCAGATACGGTGACAGATTCCATGCGTGTGGCTATTGAGGAGACCAACCGTAGGAGAGCCATTCAGCAGCTTTATAATGAAGAGCATGGGATCACCCCAACCACCATCAAAAAATCGGTCCGTGACCTTATTGCCATCTCAAAGGCAGCCATTGAAGAGGAGAAGGGCTTTAAGAAGGATCCGGAATCCATGGATGCAAAGGAACTGGAAAAGCTTGCAAAGGAGCTTACAAAGAAGATGCACCAGGCTGCAGCGGAGCTGAATTTCGAGGAGGCAGCAAAGCTGCGTGACCGGATGGTTCAGATTAAGAAAATGCTTCAGGATATGGACGATTGA